In Streptomyces nojiriensis, one genomic interval encodes:
- the pgeF gene encoding peptidoglycan editing factor PgeF yields the protein MGGAHFAFTDRWGGVSAVPYEELNLGGAVGDDPAAVLANRARAAKSLGLAPDRVVWMNQVHGRDVAVVDGPWGADAEVPAVDAVVTARRGLALAVLTADCTPVLLADPVAGVVAAAHAGRPGLVAGVVPAAVEAMVALGADPGRIVARTGPAVCGHCYEVPAEMREAVAEVVPAARAETSWGTPAVDVVAGVHAQLAEAGVVNSGRSPVCTLESRDHFSYRRDRVTGRLAGYVWLTELSGGTSPGPPGDKKNDGS from the coding sequence GTGGGCGGCGCCCACTTCGCCTTCACCGACCGGTGGGGCGGAGTGAGCGCCGTTCCGTACGAGGAGCTCAATCTCGGCGGCGCGGTCGGAGACGACCCGGCCGCCGTTCTCGCGAACCGGGCACGGGCGGCGAAGTCCCTGGGCCTGGCACCGGACCGGGTGGTCTGGATGAACCAGGTGCACGGCCGGGACGTGGCCGTGGTGGACGGGCCCTGGGGCGCGGACGCCGAGGTCCCCGCGGTGGACGCGGTGGTGACCGCCCGTCGGGGGCTCGCCCTCGCGGTGCTCACCGCCGACTGCACCCCGGTCCTGCTGGCGGACCCCGTCGCCGGGGTCGTGGCGGCCGCCCACGCCGGGCGGCCGGGACTGGTCGCCGGGGTGGTGCCCGCCGCCGTCGAGGCGATGGTCGCCCTCGGGGCCGATCCCGGGCGGATCGTCGCCCGGACCGGCCCCGCCGTCTGCGGACACTGCTACGAGGTTCCGGCCGAGATGCGGGAGGCGGTGGCGGAGGTCGTCCCCGCCGCCCGGGCCGAGACGAGCTGGGGGACACCGGCCGTCGACGTGGTCGCCGGGGTGCACGCCCAGCTCGCAGAGGCGGGGGTGGTGAACAGCGGCCGTTCCCCGGTCTGCACACTGGAGTCGCGGGACCACTTCTCGTACCGCCGCGACCGGGTGACCGGACGCCTGGCCGGATATGTCTGGTTGACGGAGCTTTCCGGGGGGACGTCCCCCGGACCGCCGGGGGATAAGAAGAATGACGGATCGTAA